From Azospirillum humicireducens, a single genomic window includes:
- a CDS encoding ABC transporter substrate-binding protein produces MSKIKVALGFAATFTALTALSSAASARDLTVVSWGGAYQDVQKKVYFEPFKATGTPMNDESWDGGVGVLRAKVQGGASTWDVVQVESEELALGCDEGLYEKLNYSKIGGEDAYLPATVNACGVGAIVYDFVLGYDKDKLKDAPKSWADFFDTKKFPGKRGLRQGAKTTLEIALMADGVAPADVYKVLGTEAGVERAFKKLDTIKNDIVWWKAGAQPPQLLASGEVAMTSVYNGRIDAANKKENKNFGMVWNGALYTIDSWVILKGSPNQEAAYKFLNFVGKAENQAKLSEGIAYGTSNKKAPSLLSKAVLTDLPTSPDNMKNAVEINTDFWLENIDRLTERFNKWAAK; encoded by the coding sequence ATGTCGAAGATTAAGGTGGCTCTCGGTTTTGCTGCGACCTTCACCGCCCTCACGGCCCTGTCATCGGCCGCCAGCGCCCGCGACCTGACCGTCGTGTCGTGGGGCGGCGCCTATCAGGACGTCCAGAAGAAGGTCTATTTCGAGCCGTTCAAGGCCACCGGTACGCCGATGAATGACGAATCCTGGGACGGCGGCGTCGGTGTCCTGCGCGCCAAGGTCCAGGGCGGCGCCTCCACCTGGGACGTCGTCCAGGTCGAGAGCGAGGAGCTGGCTCTGGGCTGCGACGAAGGCCTGTACGAGAAGCTGAACTACTCCAAGATCGGCGGCGAGGACGCCTACCTGCCCGCCACCGTCAACGCCTGCGGCGTCGGCGCCATCGTCTATGATTTCGTGCTGGGCTACGACAAGGACAAGCTGAAGGACGCGCCGAAGAGCTGGGCCGACTTCTTCGACACCAAGAAGTTCCCGGGCAAGCGCGGCCTGCGCCAGGGCGCCAAGACCACGCTGGAGATCGCGCTGATGGCCGACGGCGTCGCCCCGGCCGACGTCTACAAGGTGCTGGGCACCGAGGCCGGTGTGGAGCGCGCCTTCAAGAAGCTCGACACCATCAAGAACGACATCGTCTGGTGGAAGGCCGGCGCCCAGCCGCCGCAGCTGCTGGCTTCGGGCGAAGTGGCGATGACCTCGGTCTACAACGGCCGCATCGACGCCGCCAACAAGAAGGAAAACAAGAATTTCGGCATGGTGTGGAACGGCGCGCTCTACACCATCGACAGCTGGGTCATCCTGAAGGGCAGCCCCAACCAGGAGGCCGCCTACAAGTTCCTGAACTTCGTCGGCAAGGCGGAGAACCAGGCCAAGCTGTCCGAAGGCATCGCCTACGGCACCTCGAACAAGAAGGCCCCGTCGCTGCTGTCGAAGGCGGTCCTGACCGACCTGCCGACCTCGCCCGACAACATGAAGAACGCGGTGGAGATCAACACCGACTTCTGGCTGGAGAACATCGACCGCCTGACCGAGCGCTTCAACAAGTGGGCGGCGAAGTAA
- a CDS encoding ABC transporter permease, with product MSANHSPRTASQRIAWIATVVSGTLVLFFLMAPILAIVPLSFSSSTYLTYPLPGLSLRWYEDFVNSARWIHALKNSVIIGVASSMLSMVLGTVASLGLAQWKSRWKPLVLAVVLSPMVVPVVITAVGVYFFFAPLGLTGNYLGLILVHTALATPFVVITVSATLQSFDMTLARAAASLGAPPLLTFRKVILPLILPGLASGALFAFATSFDEVVTVLLLAGPEQRTLPREMFSGIRENISPTITAVAVVLTVISVCMLSTLEYLRRRNERLKGNAG from the coding sequence TTGAGCGCGAACCATTCCCCCCGGACCGCCAGCCAGCGCATCGCCTGGATTGCCACGGTCGTTTCCGGCACGCTGGTGCTGTTCTTCCTGATGGCGCCGATCCTGGCCATCGTGCCGCTGTCCTTCAGTTCCAGCACCTATCTGACCTACCCGCTGCCGGGCCTGTCGCTGCGCTGGTACGAGGATTTCGTCAATTCTGCGCGCTGGATCCATGCGTTGAAGAACAGCGTCATCATCGGCGTCGCCTCCTCCATGCTGTCGATGGTGCTGGGGACGGTCGCCTCGCTGGGGCTCGCCCAGTGGAAGAGCAGGTGGAAGCCGCTGGTGCTGGCCGTCGTGCTGTCGCCGATGGTCGTTCCCGTCGTCATCACCGCGGTCGGCGTCTATTTCTTCTTCGCGCCGCTCGGGCTGACCGGCAACTATCTCGGTCTGATCCTGGTCCACACCGCGCTGGCGACGCCCTTCGTCGTCATCACCGTGTCGGCGACGCTGCAGAGCTTCGACATGACTCTGGCCCGTGCCGCCGCCTCGCTGGGAGCGCCGCCGCTGCTGACCTTCCGCAAGGTGATCCTGCCGCTGATCCTGCCGGGTCTGGCGTCGGGCGCGCTCTTCGCCTTCGCCACCAGCTTCGACGAGGTGGTGACGGTGCTTCTGCTCGCCGGGCCGGAGCAGCGCACCCTGCCGCGTGAGATGTTCAGCGGCATCCGCGAGAACATCAGCCCCACCATCACCGCGGTTGCGGTGGTGCTGACGGTGATCTCGGTCTGCATGCTGTCGACGCTGGAATACCTGCGCCGGCGCAACGAGCGGCTGAAGGGGAACGCGGGATAG
- a CDS encoding ABC transporter permease, whose amino-acid sequence MTAAFVAGADVPLKRRLKRAERTRQLRALGLVLPLLAFLLFTFVVPIAGMIWKSVDDWEVPQVMPQTVAALERWNGQGLPDEAAFAALAADIRTAREAGNLAVAAKRLNYVVNGFRTTLLSTGRKLKEQPAPGTAKATLIEIAPAWGERESWAAIKSASGPVTSYYLLAAVDLTRNPDGAVVHAPADQSIYRDVFLRTFEIGFGVTALCLILGFPVAYLLANLPTGRSNLLMIFVLLPFWTSLLVRTCAWIVILQSEGIVNGSLQWLGVIDEPLRLIYNRFGVYMAMTHVLLPFMILPLYSVMRGISPAYMRAAASLGAAPTTAFLRIYLPQTIPGIGAGCLLVFILAIGYYITPALVGGAADQMISYFIAFYTTETVNWGLASALGAVLLLSTVVLAVLYGKLALGRQTTGGLKN is encoded by the coding sequence ATGACAGCCGCCTTCGTTGCCGGCGCCGACGTGCCGTTGAAGCGTCGATTGAAACGGGCCGAGCGCACCCGGCAGCTCCGTGCGCTGGGGCTGGTGCTGCCGCTGCTTGCCTTCCTGCTGTTCACCTTCGTCGTGCCGATCGCCGGCATGATCTGGAAATCGGTGGACGACTGGGAGGTGCCGCAGGTGATGCCGCAGACCGTCGCGGCGCTGGAGCGGTGGAACGGCCAGGGCCTGCCCGACGAGGCCGCCTTCGCCGCGCTCGCCGCCGATATCCGCACCGCGCGCGAGGCCGGCAATCTGGCGGTGGCCGCCAAGCGGCTGAACTATGTGGTCAACGGCTTCCGCACCACGCTGCTGTCGACCGGACGCAAGCTGAAGGAGCAGCCCGCTCCCGGCACCGCGAAGGCGACGCTGATCGAGATCGCGCCGGCCTGGGGCGAGCGCGAGAGCTGGGCGGCGATCAAGAGCGCCAGCGGCCCGGTCACCAGCTATTACCTGCTGGCCGCGGTCGACCTGACCCGCAATCCGGACGGCGCCGTCGTCCATGCCCCGGCGGACCAGTCGATCTACCGCGACGTGTTCCTGCGCACCTTCGAGATCGGCTTCGGCGTCACTGCGCTCTGCCTGATCCTGGGTTTCCCGGTCGCCTATCTGCTGGCGAACCTGCCGACCGGCCGCTCGAACCTGCTGATGATCTTCGTGCTGCTGCCGTTCTGGACCTCGCTGCTGGTGCGGACCTGCGCCTGGATCGTGATCCTGCAGAGCGAGGGCATCGTCAACGGCTCGCTGCAATGGCTGGGCGTGATCGACGAGCCGCTGCGGCTGATCTACAACCGGTTCGGCGTCTACATGGCGATGACCCATGTGCTGCTGCCCTTCATGATCCTGCCGCTCTACAGCGTCATGCGCGGCATCTCCCCGGCCTACATGCGGGCCGCCGCCTCGCTGGGCGCGGCGCCGACGACCGCCTTCCTGCGCATCTACCTGCCGCAGACCATTCCGGGCATCGGCGCCGGCTGCCTGCTCGTCTTCATCCTGGCCATCGGCTACTACATCACGCCGGCGCTGGTCGGCGGCGCTGCCGACCAGATGATTTCCTACTTCATCGCCTTCTACACCACGGAAACGGTCAATTGGGGCCTCGCCTCGGCGCTGGGAGCGGTGCTGCTGCTCTCCACCGTGGTGCTGGCGGTGCTCTACGGCAAGCTGGCGCTCGGCCGCCAGACGACGGGAGGTCTGAAGAATTGA
- a CDS encoding cupin domain-containing protein, which yields MEFDVGARLKQIREQHGLSQRALAQRAGVTNGTISLIEQNRSSPSVSSLRKVLQGIPMTLAEFFSSDDLPPPEQIFFKGDELIELAGELKGTVGQVSFRQVGDLRSRNLQILHERYAPGADTGRTMLQHESEEGGIVIKGQIELTVGDRKQLLGPGDAYFFDSRVPHRFRNVGEVECELISACTPPYL from the coding sequence ATGGAATTCGATGTCGGCGCCAGGTTGAAGCAGATCCGCGAACAGCATGGGCTGTCCCAGCGGGCGCTTGCCCAGCGAGCCGGAGTTACCAACGGCACGATCTCTTTGATCGAACAGAACCGCAGCAGCCCGTCGGTGTCGTCGCTGCGCAAGGTGCTTCAGGGCATCCCGATGACTCTTGCCGAATTCTTCTCCTCCGACGATTTACCGCCGCCCGAGCAGATCTTCTTCAAGGGCGACGAGCTGATCGAACTGGCCGGCGAGCTGAAGGGCACGGTCGGCCAGGTCTCCTTCCGGCAGGTGGGCGACCTGCGCAGCCGCAACCTGCAGATCCTCCACGAACGCTACGCCCCCGGCGCCGACACCGGCCGCACCATGCTTCAGCATGAATCCGAAGAGGGCGGCATCGTCATCAAGGGCCAGATCGAGCTGACGGTGGGCGACCGCAAACAGCTGCTCGGCCCCGGCGACGCCTATTTCTTCGACAGCCGCGTCCCCCATCGGTTCCGCAACGTCGGCGAGGTGGAGTGCGAGCTGATCAGCGCCTGCACGCCGCCGTATCTTTGA
- a CDS encoding NAD-dependent succinate-semialdehyde dehydrogenase, with protein sequence MLSLNDQGLLRTKGYVNGAWRAAESGKSFPVTNPATGAVLAEVADMGAAETREAIDAANAALPGWKAKTAKERAAILRRWHDLILAAQEDLAQLMTAEQGKPLTESRGEIVYGASFIEWFAEEGKRAYGDVIPTFAGNKRIVVLKEAIGVVAAITPWNFPNAMITRKVAPALAAGCTVVVKPAEDTPLSALALAELAERAGFPAGVFNIVMGSDPAAIGSELTHSPIVRKVSFTGSTEVGKLLMRQAASTVKKVSLELGGNAPFIVFDDADLDEAVKGAMASKYRNAGQTCVCANRLLVQAGVYDAFAAKLAEAVKALKVGDGSEPGVTQGPLINADAIAKVEELMGDALEKGATVALGGKRHALGGTFFEPTILTGITTEMRVAREEIFGPVAPLFKFETEEDAIRMANDTEFGLAAYFYSRDIGRVWRVAEKLEYGMVGINEGIISTEVAPFGGVKESGIGREGSKYGLDDFMEVKYLCVGLGA encoded by the coding sequence ATGCTGTCGTTGAACGACCAGGGCCTTCTCCGAACCAAGGGCTACGTGAATGGTGCGTGGCGCGCGGCCGAGTCCGGGAAGAGCTTCCCGGTCACCAACCCCGCCACCGGTGCCGTTCTTGCCGAAGTCGCCGACATGGGCGCCGCCGAGACGCGCGAGGCCATCGACGCTGCCAACGCCGCCCTGCCGGGCTGGAAGGCGAAGACCGCCAAGGAGCGCGCGGCCATCCTGCGGCGCTGGCACGACCTGATCCTGGCGGCCCAGGAGGATCTGGCCCAGCTGATGACCGCCGAGCAGGGCAAGCCCCTGACCGAATCGCGCGGTGAGATCGTCTACGGCGCCTCCTTCATCGAATGGTTCGCGGAAGAGGGCAAGCGCGCCTATGGCGACGTCATCCCGACCTTCGCCGGCAACAAGCGCATCGTCGTGCTGAAGGAGGCCATCGGCGTCGTCGCGGCGATCACGCCGTGGAACTTCCCGAACGCCATGATCACCCGCAAGGTGGCCCCGGCGCTGGCCGCCGGCTGCACCGTGGTGGTCAAGCCGGCCGAGGACACCCCGCTGTCGGCGCTGGCGCTCGCCGAACTGGCGGAGCGTGCCGGCTTCCCGGCCGGTGTCTTCAACATCGTGATGGGCAGCGATCCGGCCGCCATCGGAAGCGAGCTGACCCACAGCCCGATCGTCCGCAAGGTCAGCTTCACCGGCTCGACCGAGGTCGGCAAGCTGCTGATGCGGCAGGCCGCCAGCACGGTCAAGAAGGTGTCGCTGGAGCTGGGCGGCAACGCCCCCTTCATCGTCTTCGACGACGCCGACCTCGACGAGGCGGTCAAGGGCGCCATGGCGTCGAAGTACCGCAACGCCGGCCAGACCTGCGTCTGCGCCAACCGCCTGCTGGTCCAGGCCGGCGTCTATGACGCCTTCGCCGCCAAGCTGGCCGAGGCCGTCAAGGCCCTGAAGGTCGGCGACGGCTCCGAGCCGGGTGTCACCCAGGGGCCGCTGATCAACGCCGACGCCATCGCCAAGGTGGAAGAGCTGATGGGCGATGCGCTGGAGAAGGGCGCCACCGTCGCGCTGGGCGGCAAGCGCCACGCGCTGGGCGGCACCTTCTTCGAGCCGACCATCCTGACCGGCATCACCACCGAGATGCGCGTTGCCCGCGAGGAGATCTTCGGGCCGGTCGCCCCGCTGTTCAAGTTCGAGACGGAAGAGGACGCCATCCGCATGGCGAACGACACCGAGTTCGGTCTTGCCGCCTATTTCTACAGCCGCGACATCGGCCGCGTCTGGCGCGTGGCGGAAAAGCTGGAATACGGCATGGTCGGCATCAACGAGGGCATCATCTCGACCGAGGTGGCTCCCTTCGGCGGTGTCAAGGAGTCCGGCATCGGCCGCGAAGGCTCCAAGTACGGCCTCGATGATTTCATGGAAGTCAAATATCTCTGCGTCGGCCTCGGCGCCTGA
- a CDS encoding ABC transporter ATP-binding protein, producing MDGGMIATTETLVRFTGVQKTYDGEHLVVKSLDLDIRKGEFLTLLGPSGSGKTTTLMMLAGFEVPTHGDIFIGDRPIKNVPPHKRDIGMVFQNYALFPHLTIEENVAFPLSVRGVSKAETKERVAAALDMIKLGNLASRRPGQLSGGQQQRVALARALVFNPALVLMDEPLGALDKRLREHMQLEIKRLHETMGLTVVYVTHDQGEALTMSDRIAVFNDGIVQQIDRPDALYERPVNSFVANFIGENNVLNGVVENIEQGWARVALDAGGSVVAQAVNVGGAGSRSSLSIRPERVAIETGDSGDPATNRLPATLTDLIYVGDHTLAILSTPANPEFMVKLPAGSYAGLVPGQDVYIAFRPEDCRALDPV from the coding sequence ATGGACGGCGGGATGATCGCGACGACAGAGACCCTGGTGCGCTTCACCGGGGTGCAGAAGACCTACGATGGCGAGCATCTGGTGGTGAAAAGCCTCGATCTCGACATCCGCAAGGGCGAGTTCCTGACGCTGTTGGGGCCGTCGGGGTCGGGCAAGACCACCACGCTGATGATGCTGGCCGGGTTCGAAGTGCCGACCCATGGCGACATCTTCATCGGCGACCGGCCGATCAAGAATGTGCCGCCGCACAAGCGCGACATCGGCATGGTCTTCCAGAACTACGCCCTGTTCCCCCACCTGACGATCGAAGAGAACGTCGCCTTCCCGCTGTCGGTGCGCGGCGTTTCCAAGGCGGAAACCAAGGAGCGCGTGGCCGCCGCGCTCGACATGATCAAGCTCGGCAATCTGGCATCGCGCCGTCCCGGCCAGCTGTCCGGCGGCCAGCAGCAGCGCGTGGCGCTGGCCCGCGCCCTGGTCTTCAACCCGGCGCTGGTGCTTATGGACGAGCCGCTGGGGGCGCTGGACAAGCGCCTGCGCGAGCATATGCAGCTGGAGATCAAGCGCCTGCACGAGACGATGGGGCTGACCGTCGTCTACGTCACCCACGACCAGGGGGAGGCCCTGACGATGTCCGACCGCATCGCGGTGTTCAACGACGGCATCGTCCAGCAGATCGACCGCCCGGATGCGCTGTACGAGCGGCCGGTGAACAGCTTCGTCGCCAATTTCATCGGCGAGAACAATGTTCTGAACGGCGTCGTTGAAAATATCGAACAGGGCTGGGCTCGGGTCGCGCTGGATGCCGGCGGCTCGGTGGTGGCGCAGGCGGTCAATGTCGGCGGCGCCGGCAGCCGCAGCTCGCTGTCCATCCGGCCGGAGCGCGTGGCCATCGAGACCGGCGACAGCGGCGATCCGGCCACCAACCGCCTGCCTGCCACTCTGACGGACCTGATCTATGTCGGCGACCACACGCTGGCGATTCTGTCCACGCCCGCCAATCCGGAATTCATGGTCAAGCTGCCGGCCGGCTCCTACGCCGGTCTGGTGCCGGGCCAGGACGTCTACATCGCGTTCCGCCCGGAGGACTGCCGGGCGCTCGATCCGGTCTGA
- the gabT gene encoding 4-aminobutyrate--2-oxoglutarate transaminase, translating into MTTNQSFVARREAAVSRGISAGMPFYIDRAENAEMWDVEGKRFIDFAGGIAVLNTGHRHPKVMEAVKAQLDRFTHTCAMVTPYDSFVELAEKLNALVPGPTPKKTAFFTTGAEAVENAVKVARAATGRPGVVAFSGGFHGRTLLTMGLTGKVVPYKVGFGPFPAEIFHVPFPNAYRGISEAESLKALDSLFKSDVDPARVAAIIIEPVQGEGGFNIASPSFLQSLRAVCDKHGIVMIVDEIQTGFARTGKMFAVEHAGIEPDLVTMAKSLAGGFPLSALTGKAALMDAPIPGGLGGTYAGSPLATTAALAVINVIEEEKLVERSEKLGEHIAGRFRTMAQRNSLSVIGDVRNLGAMVAMELVTDRETKEPAADLTKALVAKAAEKGLILLSCGTYANVIRILVPLTASDALVDEGLDIIERSLEELVSA; encoded by the coding sequence ATGACCACCAACCAGTCCTTCGTCGCCCGTCGCGAGGCCGCCGTTTCCCGCGGCATTTCCGCCGGCATGCCCTTCTACATCGACCGCGCTGAGAATGCCGAGATGTGGGATGTCGAGGGCAAGCGCTTCATCGATTTCGCCGGCGGCATCGCCGTGCTGAACACCGGCCACCGCCACCCGAAGGTGATGGAGGCGGTGAAGGCCCAGCTCGACCGCTTCACCCACACCTGCGCGATGGTCACGCCCTATGACAGCTTCGTCGAGCTGGCGGAGAAGCTGAACGCGCTGGTCCCCGGCCCGACCCCGAAGAAGACCGCCTTCTTCACCACCGGCGCCGAGGCGGTGGAGAACGCCGTGAAGGTCGCCCGCGCCGCCACCGGCCGTCCGGGCGTGGTCGCCTTCTCCGGCGGCTTCCACGGCCGCACGCTGCTGACCATGGGCCTGACCGGCAAGGTCGTGCCCTACAAGGTCGGCTTCGGCCCGTTCCCGGCCGAGATCTTCCATGTGCCGTTCCCCAACGCCTATCGCGGCATCAGCGAGGCGGAGAGCCTGAAGGCGCTGGACAGCCTGTTCAAGTCGGACGTCGATCCGGCCCGCGTCGCCGCGATCATCATCGAGCCGGTGCAGGGCGAGGGCGGCTTCAACATCGCCAGCCCGTCCTTCCTGCAGTCGCTGCGCGCGGTCTGCGACAAGCACGGCATCGTCATGATCGTCGACGAGATCCAGACCGGCTTCGCCCGCACCGGCAAGATGTTCGCCGTCGAGCATGCCGGGATCGAGCCGGACCTCGTCACCATGGCCAAGAGCCTGGCCGGCGGCTTCCCGCTGTCGGCGCTGACCGGCAAGGCCGCCCTGATGGACGCCCCGATCCCCGGCGGCCTCGGCGGCACCTATGCCGGCAGCCCGCTGGCGACCACCGCCGCGCTGGCCGTCATCAACGTCATCGAGGAAGAGAAGCTGGTCGAGCGCAGCGAGAAGTTGGGCGAACACATCGCCGGCCGCTTCCGCACCATGGCCCAGCGCAACAGCCTGTCGGTGATCGGCGACGTCCGCAACCTGGGCGCCATGGTTGCCATGGAGCTGGTGACCGACCGCGAGACCAAGGAGCCGGCGGCCGACCTGACCAAGGCGCTCGTCGCCAAGGCGGCGGAAAAGGGCCTGATCCTGCTGTCCTGCGGCACCTACGCCAACGTCATCCGCATCCTGGTCCCGCTGACCGCCTCCGATGCCCTGGTCGATGAAGGCCTGGACATCATCGAGCGGTCTCTGGAAGAACTGGTGTCGGCGTAA
- a CDS encoding CaiB/BaiF CoA transferase family protein, with translation MAGPLSHIRVLELSRVLAGPWSAQTLADLGADVIKVERPGAGDDTRAWGPPWAGDQSAYFLSTNRGKRSITIDFERPEGQELVRRLAAQADVVIENFKVGGLVKYGLDYDSLKAVNPRLVYCSITGFGQTGPYRNRAGYDFMIQGMGGLMSITGQPDGEPGGGPVKVGVAVTDIFTGLYATIGIMGALAHRDRTGEGQQVDLALLDVQVAVLANQAMNCLVGGKAPQRLGNAHPNIVPYQAFATRDGHIILAVGNDGQFAKFCTVAGLPDLARDERYATNPARVANRKELVALLVELIRTRDSHDWLAALEEVGVPCGPINDLAAVFEDPQVKARNIHQDLPHPTQGSVPTVASPIRYSGTPLVHDTAPPTLGQHTDAVLAESLGLGEADIAALREKGVI, from the coding sequence TTGGCCGGACCCTTGTCGCACATCCGGGTGCTGGAGCTGTCGCGCGTGCTGGCCGGGCCGTGGTCGGCGCAGACGCTGGCCGATCTCGGCGCCGACGTGATCAAGGTGGAACGGCCCGGTGCCGGCGACGACACCCGCGCCTGGGGCCCGCCCTGGGCCGGCGACCAGTCGGCCTATTTCCTCTCGACCAACCGCGGCAAGCGCTCGATCACCATCGACTTCGAGCGGCCGGAAGGGCAGGAGCTTGTCCGCAGGCTCGCCGCCCAGGCCGACGTCGTCATCGAGAATTTCAAGGTCGGCGGGCTGGTGAAATACGGTCTCGACTATGACAGCCTGAAGGCGGTCAACCCGCGGCTGGTCTATTGCTCGATCACCGGCTTCGGCCAGACCGGGCCGTACCGCAACCGGGCCGGCTACGACTTCATGATCCAGGGCATGGGCGGGCTGATGAGCATCACCGGCCAGCCCGATGGCGAGCCGGGCGGCGGCCCGGTCAAGGTCGGCGTCGCGGTGACCGACATCTTCACCGGCCTCTACGCCACCATCGGCATCATGGGCGCGCTTGCCCACCGCGACCGCACCGGCGAGGGGCAGCAGGTCGATCTGGCATTGCTCGACGTCCAGGTGGCGGTGCTGGCCAATCAGGCGATGAACTGTCTGGTCGGCGGCAAGGCGCCGCAGCGCCTCGGCAACGCCCATCCCAACATCGTGCCCTATCAGGCTTTCGCCACCCGCGACGGCCACATCATCCTGGCGGTCGGCAACGACGGCCAGTTCGCCAAATTCTGCACGGTCGCCGGCCTCCCCGATCTGGCTCGGGATGAGCGCTACGCCACCAACCCGGCCCGCGTCGCCAACCGCAAGGAACTGGTGGCTCTGCTGGTGGAATTGATCCGCACCCGCGACAGCCACGACTGGCTGGCCGCGCTGGAAGAGGTCGGCGTGCCCTGCGGCCCGATCAACGATCTGGCCGCGGTCTTCGAGGACCCGCAGGTGAAGGCCCGCAACATCCACCAGGATCTGCCGCACCCGACCCAGGGCAGCGTGCCGACGGTGGCCAGCCCCATCCGTTACAGCGGCACGCCGCTGGTCCACGACACCGCCCCGCCGACGCTGGGGCAGCACACCGATGCGGTGCTGGCCGAGTCCCTCGGGCTGGGCGAGGCCGACATTGCCGCCCTGCGCGAGAAGGGCGTGATCTGA